A DNA window from Candidatus Methylomirabilota bacterium contains the following coding sequences:
- a CDS encoding ABC transporter substrate-binding protein, which translates to MERRKFILKAGGALVAAGGAAAVEAPNVIAQQRFQWRMATSWTPALDILQGNAQRFAKIVEEMSGGRLKIQVFAAGELIPAFGVFDACSQGTIEMYNSAAYYWAGKEPATQWFTAVPFGLNAQGTMAWYYYGDGLKLWEETYKPFNLVPRPSASTGVQMGGWFRKKINTIADYKGLKMRIPGLGGKVVAKAGGTVVLTPGGEIYTALERGVIDASEWVGPHDDMKLGLHQTARYYYYPGWHELGTTGEFVFNKKAYDGLPTEFQHILDYAAASMHTFEFMEYEAKNGLALQKLRTDFKGKVEIVPFPAEVLKELKKLATDVNKEESEKSPIAKKVYESYNKFQAYITDWNRISEGPYYNLATL; encoded by the coding sequence ATGGAGCGACGCAAGTTCATCCTCAAAGCCGGCGGCGCGCTGGTCGCGGCGGGTGGGGCGGCGGCCGTCGAGGCGCCGAACGTCATCGCCCAGCAAAGGTTCCAGTGGCGGATGGCGACGAGTTGGACGCCGGCGCTGGACATCCTCCAGGGCAACGCCCAGCGCTTCGCCAAGATCGTGGAGGAGATGAGCGGCGGGCGGCTGAAGATCCAGGTCTTCGCGGCCGGCGAGCTCATCCCCGCCTTCGGCGTCTTCGACGCCTGCTCGCAGGGCACGATCGAGATGTACAACTCGGCCGCCTACTACTGGGCGGGCAAGGAGCCGGCCACCCAGTGGTTCACGGCCGTGCCCTTCGGCCTCAACGCCCAGGGCACCATGGCTTGGTACTACTACGGCGACGGGCTCAAGCTCTGGGAGGAGACGTACAAGCCCTTCAACCTCGTCCCCCGGCCCTCGGCGTCCACCGGCGTCCAGATGGGCGGCTGGTTCCGAAAGAAGATCAACACGATCGCCGACTACAAGGGTCTGAAGATGCGGATTCCCGGTCTCGGCGGCAAGGTCGTGGCCAAAGCGGGCGGCACCGTGGTGCTGACGCCGGGCGGCGAGATCTACACCGCTCTCGAGCGCGGCGTCATCGACGCCTCCGAGTGGGTCGGCCCCCACGACGACATGAAGCTCGGCCTTCACCAGACCGCGCGCTACTACTATTACCCCGGCTGGCACGAGCTGGGGACGACGGGCGAGTTCGTCTTCAACAAGAAGGCGTACGACGGGCTCCCGACCGAGTTCCAGCACATCCTCGATTACGCCGCGGCCTCGATGCACACCTTCGAGTTCATGGAGTACGAGGCGAAGAACGGCCTCGCGCTCCAGAAGCTCCGCACCGACTTCAAGGGCAAGGTGGAGATCGTGCCGTTCCCGGCCGAGGTCCTGAAGGAGCTCAAGAAGCTCGCCACCGACGTGAACAAGGAGGAGTCCGAGAAGAGCCCGATAGCCAAGAAGGTGTACGAATCCTACAACAAGTTCCAGGCCTATATCACGGACTGGAACCGGATCTCGGAAGGCCCCTACTACAACCTCGCCACGCTCTGA
- a CDS encoding TRAP transporter large permease subunit: protein MFGIPWDQTLGALMFVGMIVFLFFGFPVAFSLTFTGLLFGLIGFGLPFFDLLPLRIWGTMTNFTLLAVPLFVFMGVALEKSGLAEELLETMALLFGRLRGGIAISVVVVGAILAASTGIVGASVITMGLVSLPTMLRRRYDKQVITGTICASGTLGQIIPPSVILILLGDILGVSVGDLYIGAFLPGFVLVGLYIVYLFILGQLKPHLAPPIPKEEIAAFQAEALKRVAIALAPALILIVAVLGSIFMGVASPTEGAGVGAMGGLLLTVAKGRFSVAMLKDVMRTTTRITSLAFIILVGANTFGLVLRGLNGDRLIQDILLHLPFGAYGVLAVVMFVIFLLGFFIDFFEICFIHVPILTPVLVQHFHFDPVWLGVVIGVNLQTSFLTPPFGFALFYLRGVAPPEITTGDIYRGVIPFIALQLIGLTLIIAFPDIVFSLIRVFRG from the coding sequence ATGTTCGGCATTCCCTGGGACCAGACCCTCGGGGCGCTGATGTTCGTGGGGATGATCGTCTTCCTGTTCTTCGGCTTCCCGGTCGCCTTCAGCCTGACGTTCACCGGGCTTCTGTTCGGCTTGATCGGCTTCGGCCTGCCGTTCTTCGACCTGCTCCCGCTGCGGATCTGGGGGACGATGACGAATTTCACGCTCCTGGCGGTGCCCCTGTTCGTCTTCATGGGAGTGGCCCTCGAGAAGTCGGGCCTGGCCGAGGAGCTATTGGAGACGATGGCCCTGCTCTTCGGCCGGCTCCGGGGAGGGATCGCGATCTCGGTGGTGGTGGTCGGCGCGATCCTGGCGGCGTCGACCGGCATCGTGGGGGCTAGCGTCATCACCATGGGGCTGGTGTCGCTCCCGACGATGCTGCGGCGCCGGTACGACAAGCAGGTCATCACGGGCACGATCTGCGCGTCGGGGACCCTCGGCCAGATCATCCCGCCCAGTGTGATCCTCATCCTGCTCGGCGACATCCTGGGCGTCTCGGTCGGCGATCTCTACATCGGCGCCTTCCTGCCGGGCTTCGTGCTGGTCGGGCTCTACATCGTCTACCTGTTCATCCTGGGCCAGCTGAAGCCGCACCTCGCCCCACCCATCCCCAAGGAGGAGATCGCGGCGTTCCAGGCCGAGGCGCTCAAGCGGGTGGCGATCGCGCTGGCCCCCGCCCTGATCCTCATCGTCGCCGTGCTGGGGTCCATTTTCATGGGCGTGGCTTCGCCGACCGAGGGGGCCGGGGTGGGGGCCATGGGGGGTCTGCTCCTGACGGTGGCGAAGGGCCGGTTTTCCGTGGCCATGCTGAAGGACGTGATGCGGACGACGACCCGCATCACGAGCCTGGCCTTCATCATCCTGGTGGGCGCCAACACCTTCGGGCTGGTCTTGCGGGGCCTGAACGGGGACAGGCTGATCCAGGACATACTGCTGCACCTGCCCTTCGGCGCCTACGGCGTGCTGGCCGTCGTCATGTTCGTGATCTTCCTTCTGGGGTTCTTCATCGACTTCTTCGAGATCTGCTTCATCCACGTCCCGATCCTGACGCCCGTCCTGGTCCAGCACTTCCACTTCGACCCGGTCTGGCTCGGCGTCGTCATCGGGGTGAATCTCCAGACTTCCTTCCTCACGCCGCCCTTCGGCTTTGCCCTGTTCTACCTGCGCGGGGTGGCCCCGCCCGAGATCACGACCGGCGACATCTACCGGGGGGTGATCCCGTTCATCGCCCTCCAGCTCATCGGGTTGACCCTCATCATCGCCTTTCCGGACATCGTCTTCAGCCTGATCCGCGTCTTCCGCGGCTGA
- a CDS encoding TRAP transporter small permease subunit, protein MRELARRIDAFQNRFGRAVSWLTFGMVMVVFGDVVFRYVFNRSWVFIQELEWHLFGIVYLLAAGYTMLYNEHVRVDILYARLSPRRKAWVDFVLLWVFFFPSCLLVIYTTWPFVKNSMAVNEGSPDPGGIPGRWALKSVIIIAFALLVMQGISQAIKNFYWAMGWEEPEQRVPEIH, encoded by the coding sequence GTGCGTGAACTGGCCCGGCGCATCGACGCGTTTCAGAATCGGTTCGGCCGGGCCGTCTCCTGGCTGACGTTCGGCATGGTCATGGTGGTCTTCGGCGACGTGGTCTTCCGCTACGTCTTCAACCGGAGCTGGGTGTTCATCCAGGAGCTGGAGTGGCACCTCTTCGGGATCGTCTACCTCCTGGCGGCCGGCTACACGATGCTGTACAACGAGCACGTCCGGGTGGACATCCTCTACGCCAGGCTCTCGCCGCGGAGGAAGGCCTGGGTTGACTTCGTCCTCCTCTGGGTCTTCTTCTTTCCCTCCTGCTTGCTCGTCATCTACACGACCTGGCCCTTCGTGAAGAATTCCATGGCCGTCAACGAGGGCTCACCCGACCCCGGCGGCATCCCGGGTCGCTGGGCGCTGAAGTCCGTCATCATCATCGCCTTCGCTCTGCTTGTCATGCAGGGCATCTCTCAGGCCATCAAGAACTTCTATTGGGCGATGGGCTGGGAGGAGCCGGAACAACGGGTGCCGGAGATCCACTGA
- a CDS encoding AroM family protein, with product MKPPRLGIVTIGQTPRTDVVPEMAEVLGPGIEILERGALDGMDVRGVPALAPGPGDEVLVTRLRGGASVFVAQRHIVPRVQACLTDLDRAGVAMSAVLCTGVFPGLASAAPLLSPDRLLLGVLRALAWSGRLGVLAPSTAHLPQTAARWRGYGFDPVLAVLSPYDEANPAALALAAEALGGGEAGLIVLDCMGYRRKTKEELRGLLGVPVLQPNLLLARVAAELLGA from the coding sequence GTGAAGCCTCCGCGGCTCGGCATCGTGACGATCGGGCAGACCCCACGGACGGACGTCGTCCCCGAGATGGCGGAGGTCCTGGGCCCGGGCATCGAGATTCTCGAGCGTGGCGCCCTCGACGGGATGGACGTGCGGGGCGTGCCGGCGCTGGCCCCGGGCCCGGGCGACGAGGTCCTGGTGACGCGCCTCCGGGGTGGGGCCAGCGTGTTCGTCGCGCAGCGGCACATCGTGCCGCGCGTCCAGGCGTGCCTGACCGATCTGGACCGGGCGGGAGTCGCGATGAGCGCGGTGCTCTGCACTGGGGTCTTTCCCGGGCTCGCGTCGGCGGCGCCGCTCCTCTCCCCGGATCGCCTGCTGCTGGGCGTCTTGCGCGCTCTCGCCTGGTCGGGCCGACTCGGCGTCCTCGCGCCGTCGACCGCCCACCTTCCGCAGACCGCCGCCCGCTGGCGTGGCTACGGGTTCGACCCGGTCCTGGCCGTGCTGTCGCCGTACGACGAGGCGAACCCGGCCGCCCTGGCCCTGGCGGCCGAGGCGCTCGGCGGCGGCGAGGCCGGGCTGATCGTGCTCGACTGCATGGGGTATCGGCGGAAGACCAAAGAGGAGCTGCGCGGGCTCCTCGGGGTCCCCGTGCTGCAGCCGAACCTGCTCCTGGCCCGCGTGGCCGCCGAGCTGCTCGGGGCATAA
- a CDS encoding MaoC family dehydratase yields the protein MQSVAALIGTPGRPGDRLPALRLRARTQSRYSANRIHDDTVARTYGYAAGLIAGTTIYGFMTRPLLAAWGPDWLARGSARVRFMRPIYDGDEVCVETRVIARSGGAAAGEIVVEVLASTRDREPAATAIAGLAWGAPPVIPDPGGYPAGPLPAVRMEVTPDRLRRLDPLGSPVLELEAAEIERYARELDDPSVLYRGPLALAHPGLLLQQANRALSENVALGPWVHVSSDLAHCGVARTGQRLTTRGRVVAEYERKGHRFVELEALIVAGEADPVLHVRHTAIWQLGREGRGRSG from the coding sequence GTGCAATCCGTCGCGGCCCTGATCGGGACGCCGGGCCGTCCGGGCGACCGGCTGCCCGCCCTTCGCCTCCGCGCCCGGACCCAGTCCCGCTACTCGGCGAACCGCATTCACGACGACACGGTGGCCAGGACCTACGGCTATGCGGCGGGACTGATCGCCGGGACCACCATCTACGGCTTCATGACCCGCCCGCTCCTCGCGGCGTGGGGTCCGGACTGGCTCGCTCGGGGCAGCGCCCGCGTCCGCTTCATGCGGCCCATCTACGACGGCGACGAGGTGTGCGTGGAGACCCGGGTGATCGCGCGATCGGGGGGGGCGGCCGCCGGGGAGATCGTGGTCGAGGTCTTGGCCTCGACGCGGGACCGAGAGCCGGCGGCGACGGCGATCGCCGGCCTCGCCTGGGGGGCGCCCCCGGTGATCCCGGACCCGGGTGGCTATCCCGCCGGACCCCTCCCGGCGGTGCGGATGGAGGTCACGCCCGATCGGCTGCGGCGCCTCGATCCGCTCGGGTCGCCCGTGCTCGAGCTGGAGGCGGCGGAGATCGAGCGCTACGCGCGCGAGCTCGATGACCCTTCCGTCCTCTACCGCGGTCCGCTGGCCCTCGCGCACCCGGGTCTCCTCCTTCAGCAGGCGAACCGCGCGCTGTCGGAGAACGTCGCCCTCGGCCCCTGGGTCCACGTCTCGAGCGACCTCGCCCACTGTGGGGTGGCCCGGACCGGCCAGCGGCTCACGACGCGGGGACGCGTCGTCGCCGAGTACGAGCGGAAGGGGCACCGCTTCGTCGAGCTCGAGGCGCTGATCGTCGCCGGCGAGGCGGATCCGGTCCTGCACGTGCGGCACACGGCGATCTGGCAGCTCGGCCGGGAAGGACGGGGGCGGAGCGGGTGA
- a CDS encoding GAF domain-containing sensor histidine kinase, whose amino-acid sequence MKTEEGLTSRPGGALRRGLRVPTAQVIAEQALDSLGALVGLDAGWVIRTATPGIERLIARPRESALERPLREFLAPHTADATIEALAQAVQASHPMVVAATLEGNRPVLLVPVPTRAPSAEIYVLVTDLLRARGIRSAPPGTPVDLAQRHEDSAAVYRARLTDVEAELGEAALLFEVSDDIATSLDRRVVLTRVVEHATRLCRAHTVAAELLDPDTGLLAVGAVSGDPAGQLSGFPVRPDGTLAGRAIAEGGPVTASGRESEPLYARYSLEGERRRLLTSMAVPLIAGSTVVGALVFSRRGAQFDAAEVQRAERFARRVAIAIRNARVYSTLSRELEELREAQAQLVQTEKLSAVGRLAAGTAHEINNPLAAIVGNAELLLRRERLTPTQGERVDRILHAAYRAARIVKELLAFVRAQPPELGPTDVTRLLRDAVAERADDLALDRIQLVDQLTQLPVIQGDAQQLGQVFGNILDNALDAVKATPEGQGRLIRLASWTGTDHLQIRIENSGSPIGEAVLSRIFDPFFTTKDVGRGAGLGLSVCQGIVTAHGGRIWAENGAHGVAFVIELPSGERSASAPDAPISTD is encoded by the coding sequence GTGAAAACCGAAGAGGGCCTGACATCGCGCCCGGGAGGCGCCCTCCGCCGAGGCCTCCGGGTCCCCACGGCCCAGGTGATCGCCGAGCAGGCGCTGGACTCGTTGGGCGCCCTGGTCGGCCTCGACGCCGGCTGGGTCATCCGGACGGCCACCCCGGGAATCGAACGGCTCATCGCGCGTCCGCGGGAGTCGGCCCTCGAGCGGCCCTTGCGCGAGTTCCTCGCCCCCCACACGGCCGACGCGACGATCGAGGCGCTGGCCCAGGCCGTCCAGGCTTCCCACCCGATGGTCGTCGCCGCGACGCTGGAGGGGAACCGTCCGGTCCTGCTCGTCCCCGTCCCTACCCGCGCCCCGAGCGCGGAGATCTACGTCCTGGTCACCGATCTCCTCCGCGCCCGGGGCATCCGGTCGGCACCGCCGGGGACGCCGGTCGACCTCGCCCAGCGCCACGAGGATAGCGCCGCCGTCTACCGCGCGCGGCTCACGGATGTCGAGGCCGAGCTGGGCGAGGCCGCGCTCCTCTTCGAGGTCAGCGACGACATCGCCACCTCGCTCGACCGGCGCGTGGTGCTCACGCGGGTCGTCGAGCACGCGACCCGTCTCTGCCGGGCCCACACAGTCGCGGCCGAGCTGCTCGATCCCGACACCGGGCTCCTCGCCGTGGGCGCCGTCTCCGGTGATCCGGCCGGCCAGCTCTCGGGGTTCCCCGTCCGCCCGGACGGCACACTGGCCGGGCGCGCCATCGCGGAGGGTGGGCCGGTGACGGCGAGCGGCCGCGAGAGCGAGCCGCTCTATGCACGCTACTCCCTGGAGGGCGAGCGGCGCCGGCTCCTGACGAGCATGGCCGTGCCGCTGATCGCCGGCTCCACGGTGGTGGGCGCCCTCGTCTTCTCGCGGCGCGGCGCCCAGTTCGACGCCGCCGAGGTGCAGCGCGCCGAGCGCTTCGCCCGTCGCGTCGCGATCGCGATCCGGAACGCCCGCGTCTACAGCACGCTGAGCCGAGAGCTCGAGGAGCTGCGCGAGGCGCAAGCCCAGCTCGTCCAGACCGAGAAGCTCTCCGCGGTGGGGCGCCTGGCGGCCGGCACCGCGCACGAGATCAACAACCCGCTGGCCGCCATCGTCGGCAACGCCGAGCTTCTGCTCCGCCGCGAGCGCCTGACACCCACCCAGGGCGAGCGCGTGGACCGGATCCTCCACGCCGCCTACCGCGCGGCCCGAATCGTCAAGGAGCTCCTCGCTTTCGTCCGGGCCCAGCCTCCCGAGCTCGGGCCGACCGATGTGACCCGGCTCCTCCGCGACGCCGTCGCCGAGCGGGCCGACGATCTCGCGCTCGACCGGATCCAGCTCGTCGACCAGCTCACCCAGCTCCCGGTGATCCAGGGAGATGCCCAGCAGCTCGGCCAGGTCTTCGGCAACATCCTCGACAACGCCCTCGACGCCGTGAAGGCGACGCCGGAGGGTCAGGGCCGGCTGATCCGTCTGGCGAGCTGGACCGGGACCGACCACCTGCAGATCCGGATCGAAAACTCCGGGTCCCCGATCGGCGAGGCCGTCCTGTCCCGGATCTTCGATCCGTTCTTCACCACGAAGGACGTAGGCCGAGGCGCCGGCCTCGGTCTGTCGGTGTGCCAGGGGATCGTCACCGCCCACGGCGGCCGCATCTGGGCCGAGAACGGCGCGCACGGCGTGGCGTTCGTGATCGAGCTGCCGTCCGGCGAGCGGTCCGCATCGGCCCCCGACGCGCCCATCTCGACAGACTGA